ATACACGCCTACTCGGGTTTCGAGAAGAGTGTGCAACGTGCATTGCTGGAGCGCATTGAGCGTGCAGGCATGCAGGACAAGTTTGGTGAGATTCTGGTGCCGCTGGAAGAAGTGGTGGAGATGAAGGGTGGGCAGAAATCCATCAGCGAGCGAAAGTTCTTCCCGGGCTACGTGCTGGCCCAGATGGAAATGACGGATGAGTCCTGGCACCTGGTTAAAAGTACACCCAAGGTAACCGGGTTCGTCGGTGGCAGCGGCAACAAGCCCACTCCGATTACGGATAAGGAAGTCGAAGCCATTCTGAGGCAGATTCAGGAGGGTGTGGAGAAGCCGAAACCCAAGGTGCTGTTCGAGGTGGGTGAAGCGGTCCGCGTTACAGAAGGTCCATTCAACGATTTCCACGGCAATGTGGAAGAGGTGAATTACGACAAGAACAAGTTGCGTGTGTCGGTGCTGATTTTTGGCCGTGCCACGCCGGTCGAGCTGGATTTCGGTCAGGTCGAGAAAGCATAAACAGGCGATTCGGAGCGCGGGGCTCCGAGTTGTTTTTAAAGGGCGCGCGTCTCAAACAAGATGCGCGTGCAATACGGGAAGGCTAGCAACTTCAGGCGCGGTATTGTCGTGCCGGAAAACCCCGATTTCCAGATTGCTGGCCGTTAGACCCATACACAAGGAGTAGTTGAAGTGGCAAAGAAAATCATTGGCTACATCAAGCTGCAGGTTCCGGCCGGTAAGGCCAACCCCAGCCCCCCCATTGGCCCTGCTCTGGGTCAGCGTGGTCTGAACATCATGGAATTCTGCAAGGCATTTAACGCCGCAACTCAGGGCGTTGAAGTTGGTCTGCCGATTCCCGTGGTGATTACTGCTTTTGCGGACAAGAGCTTCACTTTCATCATGAAGACTCCGCCCGCAAGCGTGCTGATCAAGAAGGCATCGGGTGTGCAAAAGGGCAGCCCGCGTCCCCATACCGACAAGGTTGGCAAGCTGACGCGCGCCCAGGCGGAAGAGATCGCCAAAACCAAGATGCCGGATCTGACCGCATCCGACATGGATGCCGCCGTACGTACCATTGCTGGCAGTGCGCGCAGCATGGGTATTGAAGTTGAGGGGGTGGTGTAATCATGGCAAAAATATCTAAAAGAATGAAAGCCATCAAGGGCTCTGTTGATCGCACCAAGCTTTACCCCTTGGTTGATGCACTGACCCTGGTGAAGAAAAACGCGACCGCAAAGTTTGACGAATCCGTGGATGTTGCCGTGAACCTGGGTATCGATGCGCGTAAATCCGACCAGTTGGTGCGTGGCTCGGTTGTGCTGCCACGCGGCACCGGCAAGAGCGTGCGCGTTGCTGTGTTTGCCCAGGGCGACAATGCCAAGGCCGCTCTGGAAGCGGGTGCGGATATCGTCGGATTTGAAGATCTGGCAGCAGATGTCAAGGCTGGCAAGATGGATTTTGATATTGTGATTGCGACGCCGGATGCCATGCGCGTGGTTGGCGCCCTGGGTCAGATTCTCGGGCCACGTGGTCTGATGCCAAACCCTAAAGTCGGTACGGTGACCCCGAATGTGGCAGAGGCAGTTAAAAATGCCAAGGCCGGTCAGGTTCAGTACCGCACCGACAAGGGCGGTATCGTGCAATGCACGATTGGCCGTGCTTCTTTTGCTGAAGATGCGCTCAAGGAAAATCTGCTGGCATTGGTAGACGCTTTGAACAAGGCCAAACCGGCCGCTTCGAAAGGTGTCTATCTGAAGAGAATCGCTGTCTCCAGCACCATGGGAGCGGGTGTCCGGGTGGATCAGTCCACACTGGCCGCATAAAGAATTGGGGAGGCCGGCGCGCTTTGCGCTGGCTCTAGTCCAAGACCGTGGGGACGGAGAGCGGACGCTCGGGGTTTAATGGCCTGGCAGCATGCAGGCCCCCTACGCAGACGGTGTAACCCAGAGAAAGAATGCCAGGCTAAGCTCTGCGATGCAGAGTGGATCCGAGGATGTTGGGCTTTAACAGGCAGAACACTGGAATTCTGATCAGGTCGCCGTAGGTGGCATGTGCCTAGGCATATGCTGTTTGTTGGCTTGATAGGAGGAAAGACTCGTGAGTCTCAATCTGGAAGATAAAAAAGCCGTCGTTGCCGAGGTTGCGGAACAGATTGCCAAGGCTCAGACCGTAGTGCTGGCTGAGTACAATGGTATTGAAGTTCCCAATTTGACCGTACTGCGCAGTAAGGCCCGTGAATCGGGTGTGTATCTGCGTGTCGTGAAAAACACTCTCGTGCGTCGCGCTGTCGCAGACACCCAGTTCGCTCCTTTGGCTGAGCATATGACAGGTCCGCTGATCTATAGTATTTCGGCTGATCCGGTTGCTGCTGCCAAAGTGCTGAACGATTTTGCGAAGGGTAACGACAAGCTGGTACTGAAGGCGGGTTCTTATGCGGGCAAGGTATTGGACAAGGCAGGTGTGCAAGCACTGGCTTCCATTCCGAGCCGTGATGAGCTGCTGTCGAAACTGTTGGGCGTCATGAAGGCTCCTGTATCCAGCTTTGCTGGTGCAATGGCTGCTATGGCCAAACAGCGCGAAACCGCTTAAACCGCGAAACCACGTAATCAATTTTTCAAGAGATTTGAAATAGGAGTATTGAAATGGCTGTTACTGCAGAAGACATTCTTGAAGCCGTAGGCGCGATGACTGTAATGGAACTGAATGACCTGGTTAAGGCATTCGAAGAGAAATTCGGCGTTTCTGCTGCTTCCATGGCTATGGCTGCACCGGGTGCTGGTGCTGCTGCTGTTGTTGAAGAGAAAACCGAATTTGACGTCATCCTGACCGGAGCCGGCGACAACAAGGTTAACACCATCAAGGTGGTTCGCACTATCACCGGTCTGGGCCTGAAAGAAGCCAAGGATCTGGTTGATGGCGCTCCCAAGGCTGTCAAGGAAGGCGTTTCCAAGGCTGATGCTGACGCTGTTGCCAAACAGTTGATCGAAGCTGGCGCAACTTGCGAAGTCAAGTAAGCGGTAGTTGATGTACGGGTTCAGGCTGGTGGGAAACCACCAGCCTTTTTCCGTTTTTTTTGTCAGCGTAGAAGCTAGAAGAAACGAGGACTGCGTTCGTTCCATCGTTTCTTCTATCCTCTGCAGCAGCAAGTAACTCCATGGAGATCTCAATGAGCTACTCATTTACCGAGAAAAAACGCATTCGCAAAAGCTTCGCCAAACGCGTGAGCGTGCAGGAAGTTCCCTTCCTGCTGGCGACGCAGATCGATTCTTACGCCGGATTCCTGCAGGCAGAAGTGCCTGTTGCCGAGCGCATGAACGATGGTCTGCAGGCGGCATTCAGCTCGGTTTTTCCGATTTCCAGCCATTCCGGCAATGCGCGTCTGGATTATGTCAGCTATATTCTGGGTGAACCACCCTTTGATGTAAAAGAATGCCAGCAACGCGGCTTGACCTTCGCGGCTCCGCTGCGCGTCAAAGTGCGCATGACACTGATGGACAAGGAGGCTTCCAAGCCAACGGTCAAGGAAGTGAAGGAGCAGGAGGTGTACATGGGCGAGATTCCGCTCATGACCGACAATGGCTCTTTCGTGATCAATGGCACCGAGCGCGTCATTGTTTCGCAGTTGCACCGCTCTCCCGGTGTGTTTTTCGAGCATGACCGCGGCAAGACCCATTCATCCGGCAAGCTGTTGTTCTCGGCACGGGTCATTCCTTACCGTGGTTCGTGGCTCGATTTCGAGTTCGATCCCAAGGATTACCTCTATTTCCGCGTTGACCGCCGCCGCAAAATGCCGGTGACCATTCTGCTCAAGGCGCTGGGTTATAACCATGAGCAGATCTTGAGCATGTTTTATGCAACCGATACTTTCCACCTGGGCAAGAAGGGTGTGCAGTTCGAACTGGTGCCGGAACGTCTGCGTGGCGAAATCGCGCGTTTCGATATCACCGGCAAGGACGGTACAGTCATCGTTCCCAAGGACAAGCGCATTACCGTAAAGCATATCCGTGAAATGGAGCAGGCCGGTATCAAGAAAGTGTTCGTGCCGGAGGAATTTATTCTCGGCCGCGTGCTGGGTGAAAATGTGGTCGATAAGGAAAGCGGCGAGATTGTTGCTCAGGCCAATGACGAAATCAGCGAAGACCTGCTCGCCAAGTTGAGCGAAGCCGGTATCGCAAAAATAAACACGATTTACACCAATGACCTGGATCAGGGCGCATATATTTCCCAGACTCTGCGTATTGATGAGACGGCAGATCAACTGGCTGCGCGTGTGGCGATTTACCGCATGATGCGCCCAGGCGAACCGCCTACGGAAGACGCTGTTCAGGCGCTGTTCGATGGCTTGTTCTTCAATGCGGATCGCTATGATCTGTCGAAGGTGGGCCGGATGAAATT
The sequence above is drawn from the Sulfuricella sp. genome and encodes:
- the nusG gene encoding transcription termination/antitermination protein NusG, which gives rise to MSKRWYVIHAYSGFEKSVQRALLERIERAGMQDKFGEILVPLEEVVEMKGGQKSISERKFFPGYVLAQMEMTDESWHLVKSTPKVTGFVGGSGNKPTPITDKEVEAILRQIQEGVEKPKPKVLFEVGEAVRVTEGPFNDFHGNVEEVNYDKNKLRVSVLIFGRATPVELDFGQVEKA
- the rplK gene encoding 50S ribosomal protein L11, with product MAKKIIGYIKLQVPAGKANPSPPIGPALGQRGLNIMEFCKAFNAATQGVEVGLPIPVVITAFADKSFTFIMKTPPASVLIKKASGVQKGSPRPHTDKVGKLTRAQAEEIAKTKMPDLTASDMDAAVRTIAGSARSMGIEVEGVV
- the rplA gene encoding 50S ribosomal protein L1 — its product is MAKISKRMKAIKGSVDRTKLYPLVDALTLVKKNATAKFDESVDVAVNLGIDARKSDQLVRGSVVLPRGTGKSVRVAVFAQGDNAKAALEAGADIVGFEDLAADVKAGKMDFDIVIATPDAMRVVGALGQILGPRGLMPNPKVGTVTPNVAEAVKNAKAGQVQYRTDKGGIVQCTIGRASFAEDALKENLLALVDALNKAKPAASKGVYLKRIAVSSTMGAGVRVDQSTLAA
- the rplJ gene encoding 50S ribosomal protein L10, with the translated sequence MSLNLEDKKAVVAEVAEQIAKAQTVVLAEYNGIEVPNLTVLRSKARESGVYLRVVKNTLVRRAVADTQFAPLAEHMTGPLIYSISADPVAAAKVLNDFAKGNDKLVLKAGSYAGKVLDKAGVQALASIPSRDELLSKLLGVMKAPVSSFAGAMAAMAKQRETA
- the rplL gene encoding 50S ribosomal protein L7/L12, with protein sequence MAVTAEDILEAVGAMTVMELNDLVKAFEEKFGVSAASMAMAAPGAGAAAVVEEKTEFDVILTGAGDNKVNTIKVVRTITGLGLKEAKDLVDGAPKAVKEGVSKADADAVAKQLIEAGATCEVK